The stretch of DNA AAGGCAACCTAATCGATAtgttaaattgacaaattttgatgGAAAATACTTACAATTTTCTACAATTTTATCAAAGTACAGGGGCTAacagcatattttaaccaaaagataaacaaattcaatttttttattttacatattaataattaataataaattcaaataaataacaaGCCCAACCCAATAATAAAAGGAAGAACTGCATAGATCTAGACGTAACCCAAAAACAAAGGTCACCTGCAATTCTCGTTTGCCTTGGCTATATCCCCTCCTAAAAACTCCTCTCTCAATCTTCCctaaaaatctcaaattttctaCTTTGAGTTCATACGATTTTTTATATAATGGTAGCTTCAGCTGTTTCATCTTCTTTGAGTCTATCACTCTATTCTCGAACCAGACCCACTTCCATTTCGTCCCCTTCTTCGAGGTACATACATGTTTTTATGTTGTTTGCTCTCATTGTTCTTTTCTTTATTCCTTTtgaaatcttttaatttttcagaAGCTCGACTAGGTTGATAATCTCCGCATTGCCAACCCCATATGGCGACTCCTCTGCAATGGGTAACTTTCGGATTCTTGAAATTTCAGTTAGTTGGCCTTTTTTAGCTACTTTTTTAATTCGAGTTTCACGCCATTGATTCGATTAAAACTTTGCCTAGCTGTAGTTAAACTTTGCCAATGCTTTTGATGAGCTATAAATGTAATTTTGTGTtaattatattcattttttttaattacatgtgaTGTATGGTTATGAACatataaattgaatgaattatggATTCAGGGTTATCTAGTAGAGTTTCTGGGCTACCTTTGAAGATCGACAAGAAGGGTTTCGGTGACTCTGATTTAAGGTTTGTTTACTCTTATCTTATTGCTTTAGTTTCATATCACTGCTTTATGTCTTATGTCATGAATGCATATACATATGATGTTTATGAAGTTTGTCTCCTGTTAACCACTCACGACCCTTAGTTTTTGACTCGTGTTCATAGGATTTAAAAGGATAAATTCGTTGACAGTTTAGTTATGAAGTTCGAATGTGTTGTATATACCTTGTTGCTAGGATGGAAACGTTGAGTGTTGTAGGAAAATCCTTTGATCGAATACTTAGGTTTCGTTTTGCTACCTCCTAATTGATCAGACATTACTTATTGTACTAGACAACATCATAATAGCTTTTAGTTGTTGACTTGTACTCATCGGTTTTGAAAGGATAAATTCGTTGACGATTTAGTTATTAAGTTTGAATGTGTCATGTTTGCTGTGTTGTTAGGATGGAAAGGTTGAATGTTGAAGGAAAATCCTTTGATTGAATGTTTAGGTTTTGCTACCTCCTAACTGATATCATACATTACTTATCGAACGAGACAATCATACCATaaattctgttttattttatatatatacatcataataCTTTTAATGTACAGCTATGGTGCAATAGAAGCCAAAAAGGGTAACCCACCTGTAATGCCGGCAGTAATGACACCAGGAGGACCGTTGGACCTTTCAACGGTGTTATTCAGGAATCGTATCATATTCATCGGGCAACCAGTCAATTCACAGGTTGCTCAAAGAGTTATAACACAGCTTGTGACCCTGGCAGCCATTGATGAGAATGCAGATATTCTGGTGCGATcatattttttactatttctctcttcattctttgtttttccttttggTATGTAGGGTTTTAAATCGAGAATTTCAGATCCTGGTCATAGTTTATAACTTTAACCAATATTTTGTCAGGTGTATTTGAACTGCCCCGGTGGAAGTACATATTCTGTCTTGGCAATTTATGATTGCATGTCTTGGGTAAGATTTTCAACTTTTTGGGGTCCATCGTTTTGTATTTTTTCTGCCCTTATTACTGTATGTTATGGCATCATAGTACGTATTTTGATGAATACCATGCTGCGTGCTTTATTCGAGCTTCTTATTTTGCAAGCATCAATTGGTCATTATTTCAGATAAAGCCAAAGGTTGGCACTGTTTGTTTCGGAGTAGCTGCAAGCCAGGGAGCACTTCTTCTTGCTGGTGGAGAGAAGGGAATGCGTTATGCAATGCCAAATGCACGTATTATGATACACCAACCGCAAAGTGGATGTGGGGTATGATTTAACTTCTTGGTTTGCAATATTAGTGGCCGGATATAGAAAAGAAGAGTTTTTAAAGGGTGATGAGAAGATTTTATAATAGCTAGTACACGTCTTGGTTATCTTGTTCGAGAGGCATGGTTACTATTATGACTGAAGTTTTTAATGTTTGTGGACAAAATCTACTTTAACCATTTAATTTTGTTTAGGTTCTATGATTTTGATTCAATCACATGTTAGCGTTTGAAAACTGATGGGATGCGGAGAAATCCCATCTGGATCTTCTAGCACCAGTTGGATACGGATTGAAATATCGAATTGTGCttgttatagtttatattttaaaaaatacaattgaGGTTTTGAATAGGGTATGAATATAAGCTTCAAATAGGAATGTGTGTACTAGCAAAAATACTTGTTCTTATATGCTTAGACAATTATGTAGTATCGATGTCTCTATACAACTTAAAATGAAAATCGTGTGGATGTCTGACTGTTTTCTCTTGTGGAGTTCTCTTGTACTCTTGGGTCAATGAGACATTCAACTGACAAGTGCGGCATTGCATTCTAATTCGACAACCACTTATAGTTAGACATATTTGACATCCAGGTTCCTCTTTGATTTAGTTTGTCACCTGTTGACATTTATTTGCATGTTTTGCTGTAGAAGATGCATTCACATTTGTAAAATTTTGAGACACCTTGAAATTACATTTAAGTTCTTCAACTCTGTGTGACAAACATGAAATACTGTCTCATGTACTAATCGAACTCGATTTGTCATGCATTGTTTTGAAGGGTCATGTTGAAGATGTCAGACGTCAAGTAAATGAAGCCGTTCAATCTCGTCATGTAATTTCCTCTTTCTTCTATTTTGCAATTTTCCGAGTAAGCTAGCAATGGATAAAGAATGATAGATTTCCCTGTTGTGCTTTCTAAATCCATTCATATAACAGCTTTTGCTATCGTATGCTTTCTAATTTGGCCTTTTTTCCCCTACGTTTGTTGCAGAAAATTGACAAAATGTACGCGGCTTTCACCAGCCAACCTCTTGAAAAAGTGCAACAATATACTGAAAGGGACCGCTTCTTATCTGTTTCCGAGGTAATGTTTGCCTTCTTGTTTTGTTAGAAACACTAGGTAACGGGAGCTCGCCATCAATGCTTGTTGAAAACATCTGTCCCGATTCCCATCCCCTTTCGTTTTCTTCTTGGTCCATATGAGTGGGAGGAAAAGTTAGTGACATATGAAGTCCGAATTCGCTTTTCCCTCGGGGAGGCCTAATAGTGATTACCTTTGTGTTTAAAATGGCATTGACATTAAAAACCATTTCaacaaattgaagaaaatgaTTAACCATTCTGTTCTCTTCCTCTGGTTCTTTGACAGGCTATGGAATTTGGGCTCATAGATGGTGTCTTGGAAACAGAATATTGAAACTCGAATTCAATATTTCGATTTTACAAAGTCCCCTCCTTGCAATGCTGCAATTCATTGCCAACCTTGAATTCCAGCACTTAACTTTCAtagttatataaatttatattggCAAATTGTAATCATGTTGTGAATTGGTGTTTATAAATTTACATGCTAATTATTTGAAATTATGATTCTGTATGTCTAAAAGAACTACTATGATAACAGAATCAAATTTAGACAGTAAaggatttttgataaattttgggaTAATGTAAAATTTAGTCTTAAACTTTTATATCTTTTATGAATTATCTTTCTTTAGTTAAATTTTGTTCTCGGTCTTTTAAAGAAAGTCAAATTTGACCGTCAACTTTTAATAAAGGGTTGAATTGTTGTTTTCTAAACGGAAATATGgtctaaaatgttaaatttttagacatgtattttatatataattttttaattgtttgcTAACATGGCATAtaattaaaaaactaatattttagtTGAAATTTTCATTAAAGAAAATGATTTAACTTTTTTCTAAAAGCTAAtaatcaaatttagctaaaaaaaagaGCGAATTAAGAtggataaatttaatattatattttaaattttcatttacatttaTAATGCTAATCTTTCTATAAACTAACTTGGGACATTCCCAAGCATAGacaattaaaaatagtaaatacaTGCATTAATTCTCAATACATTGAATCCCATATTAATCTCATACATGCATTTTTCTTAATATCTTGATTTCCATGCATTAAATTTCATACATGCATTTTATTCTCTTACAAAAACAATCTTCTCATTTTTCCCATTAGGCTTTCAAAATCCAAAATGTGCTTAACTTGTTACTAGCAAATTAACAGATGCATCTACATCTAGGGTAGGTAAAATACATGGTGTATTTTCgtaaatttaaaatctattttttatacttttatttttaaaaatttagttattatttacatatttcaaaattcaaatctaatttttaacgtcattaaaattttccaattaaatttgTTGATCTCAcattttgaaagaagaaaaagtACTTACTTAATAATCATGtaactaaagaaataaaataattttataataatatttataactatttaaattaaaaatatttatatagtaATTCGGACAGATAAGTGTTGGGTGACTGAGTGCAATGTTAAGACACATTTTACTTTTAAGACGATATGTAAATTCGAACCTTAAAGATAACCTTATTAAAAGAGGTagcttcaaattttgaatataaaccataaaaccaacataaaaaaatcaaaagaaaattactaCTAAGTCTCAGCaacgagaaattattttatagaccTTTCCTACCATATCATCTATGAgccattttcaattatttaatgacaatttttttcatgtcatttataattttttttaccctgAACCCGAAACCCTAGATCTTGGACCTCGAACCATGGATCTTACCTCAAACAATatcgttaaaaaaattaatgttttagttagcATTTTCATTAAATGTTTTGACTCTTTTTTGAAAGGTTGGgccaaatttaactcaaaaaaagaataattgtcaaattgataaaaaatgtaaatattgagggttaaatttgatattatccCTTTTATGAATTAATAtcgtgaaattaatttttttaagtaaaatcaaTTACTTAATTAGAGTAAAAAGAGTCTACTAAAATAATTGAGTGTTAATTTTTATGTAACATGATATATTCAAGGGATTATAGTGAAGCAATTATTAACTTCAATTAATTGAGTGATTAATGTCACTAAAACCAacatattatgtttttttttaaattcacacaatctatttatttttaggttaaattataaaaatagtcactcaactataaTTTTAGTTTCATTTTGGTCATCCAAGTATTAATTTTTTCCGATTTAATCCTTCATTAAAATCAAATACATCTTAATTGTAGTTGGATTAGTGACGAAAAGCGTGGGCCAATTATtgactaataacaaatttagcctttaatgtttgcacattctatcaatttgattcaaaatataacaaatcaacaaatttagccttcaatgtttacaaagtttatcattttagattctaaaaattcactaaatttaaccatcaacatttataatagttatcaatttagttctaaatttaaaaatttttttaaaaaatagatttttttttaaaaaggaagaGATAAATTAGTGATTCTTTTGGTGGTAAAGAAGATAAAttagagataataataaaaatttgaaatgattttatcttataataataaaaattataaatgaaaatttttaagatAAAAGATTATCAGTAATAAAAATTTGaactaattttatgtttaaatgtttttttttaatttgaactcatttttatattatttatcctcttatttaatattaaaaaaactttttcaaaataaaatattataataataactaATTTTATCTAATATTTTATCCTAATCATACTCACgagttgaagaaattatttttacaataaattattttattatcattttttataataaactatcacttttatcacataatattaatcatttttcattattatttaggataaatatcaaaactatacacGAATTTTCATCCAATGTGTGATGAcgtacatgaactttgatttggtcCAATTTTCTCAAATCACTGACAACATTATAATCGGATCAACACTATTTTACGTTTATATATCACAtgcacaaacaattatattaattaaatacgaAATTAAATGcatttattcatttctttaatatatatacaattgaatGCATACACGTGAACAACAATTcaagtttcatatatataattacaccaaatcaaaattaatgtatcaaattgcacattaaaaaaaagttcatggatatatttaacatttatcccatataatttcaaatatatattttaattccaATATATActgattaaattatgatattagtccctgtattatgtataaattgtaaatttttgacATATATACCAAATTATGGTATAGTTTATATTGAATTCAACATTTTCTTTGTAAGCACAAAATttggttcttcttctttttatgtttttatttgcttGAAATTAGAGACAGAAAAAATTTGaactaattttatcttattttttcaAAGATAAGttggaaaaattttatattaaaatttgaagtaatttatttaaattatgtcatgaacagattttatccaaaatttttttaattttatgttaaattatttgaatatatatttgtACTTATATTATACTCgtaaatattttgtatttataactgtgaaactttaaatatatatttaaaagtctCTAATCACTATTTATCATCTTATTTAGTATTTActataaaatagtcacttttgtttatcttagattacattttagtcacttacgtttgaaatgttacgttttagtcactttatcgttttgttacgaaatggtcactctaccgttaagctccgttacctccctaatggcagtcttacgtggcagtccaaattaaatttatttaattaaaaacatatttttatccaTCAACTGAATATCCAAATTGGCATTTAAAattcatttggactgccacgtaggactgtcgttagggaggtaatggagtttaacaatagagtgaccacttcgtaacaaaataataacgtaagtggctaaaacgtaacatttcaaacataagtgactaaaatgtaatcagaggcaaacaaaagtgactatttttatagtttagcctgtttacatgaaataaatgataaaataaaaaattaaatagtaaattattttattttattaactcatATCCTTCAAGATTATCATTTTCAATTATTCTTGtccatattttaattattattttaagataaatataattttttttaaaaattaagataaatatttatcttccataaaaaaaaaagaagataaataacTGCTATAATAACTGCTATCACAGCATTACAAAAATCTCCGCCGCCAGACCAGCATAATGGTCAATAGACCCGCAGTCACCGTATTAAATCGGTCAAGCAAGGACTAAAACCCTAAAAGCAAAGGATTTGAGtagtttctttagttttttaaAGAACAATTCCAAAATATTTTGTCTCCATTTTGTTATTATCTCAATCCCCAAAAAATCTCTCCATTGTTTCATTGAATTTCAAACCCACcattcatcttcttccatttttACAAAAACCCATCAATGGAAGAACAagaaatcaacaggaaaagaaagaACAATCATCAAGAATTCACTGGTTTCAATAATGGAGGTGATGATGGCAATGAGCAGGACAACGATTTGCTTGAATTATCTTTATCGACGACGGCGGCGGCAAACAGAGTTTCATTTCCGATGGATTTGGTGACGTCGGCGTTGTCTTTTCCGGTGGTACCGTACCAACGAGAACAGCTGCAAATGGTTTCCCAACCGTCGTTAATGGAAACACTGCTTTATCAACCTCCACCTTCGTTACCACTACAGTTATCCCCTAACCATTCTATTATATGCCCATCACAAGAGCTTGtcttgtcttcttcttcatcgTCGTCGTCTCCTGTGGCTGTTTCCGGCGTTGGATCAGTCACCGTCCCTGTCCCCTCTCCTGGTCCCGGACCTTCACGGCCTATACGTGTTCGGAGGAACTCAACAAATGCCTTACGAGAAGGTCAAAGCGAAACGGTTCCTCCACCGTACCCATGGGCTACATCCCATCGAGCCACCGTTCATACCCTAAACTACTTATTGTCGATACCGATACCAACCATCACCGGCGACGTTCAATGCAAGCGGTGTGAGAGACAGTACGAGATGGGGTACGATTTGAAAACCAAGTTCACTGAAATCGCCACTTACATTGCTCAGAACAAAGAGTCCATGCACGACAGGGCACCATCTGTTTGGCGGAATCCCGTGTTGCCCAAATGCAAGTTCTGTGACCAAGAAAACAGTGCAAAACCAGTCATCTCCGACAAGAAGAAATCCATTAACTGGCTCTTTTTACTCCTCGGCCAAGTCCTTGGTTGCTGTACACTTGAACAGTTGAAGTATTTTTGCAAACACACCAAGAACCACCGCACTGGTGCCAAAGATCGTGTCCTTTACCTCACTTACCTAGGCCTTTGCAAGCAACTAGACCCTAATGGCCCTTTCGATAGATAAAACCGCTTCCCATGGAGGATTGTAACTTGGTACGTATATCAAGCTAGTATGTTGATGATTTTACGTTGATTATGTCGTTAATGCATAAACTATATTATTGGCAACATTTTCTTGTTCCATGAATGGGGGTACATATATATAGCAAGACAAgtgtttgataaaaatattattttgcctctaaatatattgttttcagcTTGTTTCCTTTAATAGTTTGGTTCATAAATGAATCATAAATTATTAGGAGATAAAAGTACAAATTTCTCATTATATTAACATGTAATTTAAGAGGCCAAATAACAAATCTTCAAAGCCACTACTTGTACCCTTATCTTCATACTTGCCTGCAtggaaggatgaaattttaatactgTAGTACTTCTATTATCTATGTTATCCGGATTCGAAGAGAATGTTGAATATCGTATGTATACTTGGAGAGGGTGTCCCATATAAGTGTATATCAGTTTGGTTCATAAGTAATGCTCAATGAAACATGGAGCTATCTAGATTCGAAGAGCATGTcctatattatatgtatatatacaccgACAAGAGTAAAAAgtttttgttatatatagaagATTATAGTCTCCTGTTTATGTTTGACTTTGTGTTTTAACATTAATGGAAATGTAAATTTTGACTAACATAAACTATTTAGTTGAGTTTTTTTCATTCATAGGTTTGTTTTTGGATGAAGGAGACATATGCTTTGAACCAGCTGCAAGGGAATTTGGTTGAATGAGAAAGGAGCAGAAAACAGTAccaaattttagatttttattttgtgGAGGGTCAACCATCTTTGTTTTCTTAAATTCTCCAATGCAAAAACTCAAATATAGAAAGTAATATTTGTTCAAATCATATATAAGAAGATTGTTGTTCTTTCTTTCTATATATAATTACTTATCATGTTAATTAATATCTATATTACTCATACTATTCAGCATATCTTTAATCACAGAGTTGAATCCAATGGTCGAGGGTTCAATATTCCTTATTTTGGGTATGAAACAACTTTAAAACTCATAACTAATATCTATCCCCTTAATAAATTTACAAAACGTATAGTATTAATCACCTtggaaaaccctaaaaaaattatCATGCAAATGTCATAAACATTGTGATAGGTAAAAGAGACATATTTTCCTCACAAGTACTCATGTTTGACGTAAAAAAACTCTTAAATTCAGTTAGTTTAATGTTAAGTTGAGCTACATGAATAGTTTCAAATCTAAtccaacttttaaatttttttagtatgTGTTTTTTAgtctaaattaatattaaaaatttcaattataacTTTAAGTTAAAAAGTGATCTAAGTTAATTTCTTTTTAACTAAATAAGTGAATAATAAAGTGTTGTTCATGATTTTTATAATGACTAATAtccttttagaatttaaaattatttaattttataattacaatCTTTACTATCAAATATAACATTGAGAATTACAACATAATTATATTTTACTAATCAAATACGtctaaaaaattagaattttctgTAATTATAAGAAAACGTA from Gossypium hirsutum isolate 1008001.06 chromosome D04, Gossypium_hirsutum_v2.1, whole genome shotgun sequence encodes:
- the LOC107898767 gene encoding ATP-dependent Clp protease proteolytic subunit 6, chloroplastic isoform X2, which produces MVASAVSSSLSLSLYSRTRPTSISSPSSRLIISALPTPYGDSSAMGLSSRVSGLPLKIDKKGFGDSDLSYGAIEAKKGNPPVMPAVMTPGGPLDLSTVLFRNRIIFIGQPVNSQVAQRVITQLVTLAAIDENADILVYLNCPGGSTYSVLAIYDCMSWIKPKVGTVCFGVAASQGALLLAGGEKGMRYAMPNARIMIHQPQSGCGGHVEDVRRQVNEAVQSRHKIDKMYAAFTSQPLEKVQQYTERDRFLSVSEAMEFGLIDGVLETEY
- the LOC107898767 gene encoding ATP-dependent Clp protease proteolytic subunit 6, chloroplastic isoform X1, with amino-acid sequence MVASAVSSSLSLSLYSRTRPTSISSPSSRSSTRLIISALPTPYGDSSAMGLSSRVSGLPLKIDKKGFGDSDLSYGAIEAKKGNPPVMPAVMTPGGPLDLSTVLFRNRIIFIGQPVNSQVAQRVITQLVTLAAIDENADILVYLNCPGGSTYSVLAIYDCMSWIKPKVGTVCFGVAASQGALLLAGGEKGMRYAMPNARIMIHQPQSGCGGHVEDVRRQVNEAVQSRHKIDKMYAAFTSQPLEKVQQYTERDRFLSVSEAMEFGLIDGVLETEY
- the LOC107898341 gene encoding uncharacterized protein, whose protein sequence is MEEQEINRKRKNNHQEFTGFNNGGDDGNEQDNDLLELSLSTTAAANRVSFPMDLVTSALSFPVVPYQREQLQMVSQPSLMETLLYQPPPSLPLQLSPNHSIICPSQELVLSSSSSSSSPVAVSGVGSVTVPVPSPGPGPSRPIRVRRNSTNALREGQSETVPPPYPWATSHRATVHTLNYLLSIPIPTITGDVQCKRCERQYEMGYDLKTKFTEIATYIAQNKESMHDRAPSVWRNPVLPKCKFCDQENSAKPVISDKKKSINWLFLLLGQVLGCCTLEQLKYFCKHTKNHRTGAKDRVLYLTYLGLCKQLDPNGPFDR